The Ailuropoda melanoleuca isolate Jingjing chromosome 4, ASM200744v2, whole genome shotgun sequence region acctcttctaaattatttcttaaatatgggAGTTGGCTTAGAGATTGGGGGAGAGATATCCCAGGTATACATGGGGCAGCAGGGGGGGGGTACTTAAACCTTGAcaaattttaaattgcaattaAGTCAGCCAAGGGATGAACCTGTATAGTTGATGTCACATTAACTCTAGTTTAAAATGTTCTGCAGGAGTTTTTTAGTTACCTATCCTAGTTATGCAGCTGCGCTTATCCACTGTCATGAATTTTTACACATGATAATCCACTACTAACTAGTGGAAACATACATTTAGGTTGTTTATGGAACACACAGGTGTGTTTCTTAGCTCAAAGAAGTTATTTATGGACCACTGTTTGGGTCACTTAAAAGTTTTACTGGAGTCCATAAACTTAGTTGTGTTGTGGTTTATGCCTATAAAAAGAGCAGTTAGAAAATGGCTATTTTAGGATTAGATTGTGTGCTCTcaccaaatttccttttttttcctcctggattTCAGTATGacataaaatggatttaaaaaggtTTTTGAAGAGTGATGTTAAGTATCTCATTTGTTAACATATTTAGGTAtttgggagaaggagaagctgtcCACATCAAATAAATTGCTTTGAGAGTTACATAATGTACTAATTTCTGCTCTCACaagtatcttaaaaatattatgttggctttaacttaaaaataaatgttttcttctgccCAGATAACAAAAGAACTTATGGTGGGGGCTCCTGGTTAggttagtcagttaagcgtgggactcttgattttggctcaggtcatgatctcagcctcctggtattgagccccaagttgggcttctTGATCAGCACAgtgtcttcttgagattctccctctccctccccctctgcccctccccctgctcttgcctctaaaataaataaatctttaaaaaaatttatggtaTGTGGGAGggagtatttttagttttattgaaatatgattgTGCTAAATTAGTTTGAGTTAGGTATTGAAGAAAAAGGGTAAGGTGAATAATAGTCTGATTATCCCTTATTTTGTAAGTAGTAGACAAGATAATTACTATCTAGATAGCTAAGCATGTAAAACAACCTGTGTTGACATTTTTCTCCCAAGGTACTTAGGCCtgggatgttttcttttttctatatctttctatttttatttgttttcatctaTCAGGCATTTCTGTCACCTTTAGTGAGATCCATCTGTCACAGAGATGCCCAGCTATGCCAAAAGCCCTGATAAGTCTTGTCTAACAAAGATAAGCTTGAAAAGTCTTGGCTGAAATTGAGGACAAGAAGAGGGGAAGCAGCCCTGTGTccttttaagtgaaaattttGATGCCAGAGACATAGAGGCACCTGGGAATTGCCAGTATCTCTCAAGGGGTTATTCTTTAGTAAGGGATGTGAAACTGGAGTGGCTTCctttctaaaatagaaagaatTCCTAAATTTTTTCATCTGGCCCGGAGGGGATGGGGTTTTTTGCTTCTGTGATGTTGCTAAGCCCCTTCAGTTCTCTTATCAGGTGGTAGTTCCATAAGGGCATGTTCTGTAAAATATACCCTTATTAACATCATTCCAgttgttctcatttttctccagCTTTGATGGCTAAGAGGGAAACATTAGTAGAGCTGGAACTTATGCACAAGTAAAGATTAATCCTTTTATTCCCACATGCGCCTTCTCCCCAGAAGTGTTTATTAGTGTTTTGGAAATACTAGAAATGCATATAGGTATACCAGATTTGAGGCCATATGGTTATATAGTCCTAATTAGTTGACACTACTGAAATCCTTCGAGAGGATGATGGGACCATAGGATTGAGCCCTTTTCAGTTGCTGGTGCACTAGAAATAAATCAGTTATagcttaccagctgtgtgaattGCTGTCTGATTTTCCTGTTggtggttttatgtttttaagatcttAGCAAAGCCATGTCTCAAGATGGCGCGTCTCAGTTTCAAGAAGTCATTCGACAAGAACTAGAATTATCTGTGaagaaggaactagaaaaaatacTTACCACAGCACCATCACATGAGTTTGAGGTAAGGATTCTACAACGTTTTTTGCTTCCATCCATCGACATACTGAATTGCTATTGCTGCTATTGATCATCCAGCCTGAAATAAGCACAAAATataagagcaataaaaaaaattaggattgtTTAACAATTAAGGATTTTCAGCATTTGCCCATTGTTAAACCATTGTCTGTCCTTTTTTAATTCTAGGAAGTTTCTAAAGTCTAAAAGAATCAGAACAAAATTGTATTTGTTCCGTGTTCTAATATCACTGGGTAGAAAAATGGATACCAGTATTCAGTTAGAATTGTGAGAAGTTTATCAACCATATATCCTGCTGCATGCCTTTTTCCAGAGAGCCAGTTCTAATAGAATCATGCTACTTTGTCAGCTATCATAGAGGTTTCTCAGCGTAGACaggtatttttacttttctgcttATAAATCAATAGAtcatccttttcattttcaaatttcagtttgtACTTAATGTTTTGAGTTTAGCTGTgtcttgttcctttttctttagataaagattaattttcattaaaagtggTAGAGAAAGATATTGGTGAATAAATGTAGAGATCCAATTGAAATTCCTATGGACCTAAATTCCCATCTACATGATACTGGTGGGAGATTTGGAGGATTATTTGGTTGTATTTCTTTAAGTGTGGGTCCAGTCTCTGCTCTACTTTATGTTTTAATAGTACAAGAATTTCATTGAAAGgtgttttaaatgtataatatgtatctacatttattaaatagtaaGCATTCTGCTAGTTGTAATAAGAACTTCTGTTTTCATAGCACACTAAAAAAGACCTTGATGGATTTCGGAAGCTATTTCATAGATTTCTGCAAGAAAAGGGGCCTTCTGTAGATTGGGGAAAAATCCAGAGACCTCCAGAAGATTTGGTAAGTTTTAgataaaatgtaggaaaatttAAGGTAATTTAAAACCTGGGTTTAAATTTGGGGGTGAGGTACTGTGGATAAGAAGCATCACTTGAGACATAGACAGGAATTGTTTTGCATTCTCTTCCTTCATGCCAAAACTACAGAGGTAGCCTACTGGTTTCCCTTCTGTTAGGCCCATCTTTTCAGTCCTGCAGAGGACTTATGAAAGTCTAATCTCCCTATAACACTAccttataacttttttttcctttttttctttttttttttttttttaagattttatttatttatttgacagagacacagccagtgagagagggaacacaagcagggggagtgggagaggaagaagcaggttcccagcagagcagggattccgatgcggggcttgatcccaggaccctgggatcacgccctgagccgaaggcggacgcttaatgactaagccacccaagcgcccctcataactttttttttttccttagagattttatttgagagagagagagagtgtgctcaagacaggggaggggcagagggagaagcagactccctgctgagcagggagcctgatgcaaggttcaatcccaggaccctgagatcatgaccagagccaaaggcagatgcttaactgactgagccacccaggagccccatcacTACCTCATAACATAACATCCCTGGATATGAGGTAATTCTTTTGCAAAGTACCAAACACACAGTAAGAGCtttatttatgttcttttcttccttccttctcccaaacCATCTGATTTCTCATAGCCTTTAGTGTCTTATACAGATGCTAAGTCACCTACCTAAAGCTCTCCTCATGCTTTCAAACCATCTTTATAGCTATATTTTCCCTGCCTGCTTTTCACACGTTGTATTTCCCTGCTTCTAGACCTCTGTGTATGTCATTTCCTTGGAATACTTTGGTCTCTTCACCTATCAAAATCCTGCTCATTCTTTGAGGCTCAGTCCAAATGCCTCCACCTCTGTCATCGACCTCTAGCCTAAAGCTGTTCTCAAGAAGTGTAGTACAGTAGTATTAGAGGTACAAATCCTAGTTTTACTATTTATGAGttttatgtaaaatgagaataataccaAGTGACTTAGGTACTTTACAGGGTTGCCATGAGGCTTTATTAAAAGGTATATGTGGAAACATGTTAAACCATGAAGCATTTTTCAGATACTAGTGGTTATTTTGACCATCATGTGGCATTTAGCTGGCTTGAGTAATAGTTGATTGTATGCATGTGTTGTCTTCTTGCTAGACCTTGAAGCCAGGAACCCTGTGTCCtgagcaaatatttgctgaatggatgatCTAAATGCAGTTACTGTCTACTGAATAGGTTTTGTTAACATATtgacttttcttccctttcccatttGACGTCTGCTGCTTTGTAGCACTTTTCGTTGCAGGTAGAAGAGATTTGGTAGAGTGGAGCAATTGTATGTAGATAGTTTATCTCTTAAATGTCTACAGTCTTAGGTAATCTAATATTGGTTTTAAAACAATGCTGTTTAGAGCAGGGGTGTGGCAGAGTACTGCCTGAAGGCTACTCCACTGACtgtgtaaagttttattggaacataactCCACACATTAATTCATATACCATTTATGATGGCTTAAGCTAATGGAGTCCCTCATATTTTCTCCTGAGGAAATCTTAAATACAGTTCCTGGTTAGGAGTACTTTTATTTCCAGTATGTGGACAgtgcttttcagtttttaaacttgttaaaattatgaattacatgctttttgttaaaaaaaaaaaaagaagaagaagaaaagaagctaaaaaaaaaaaaaatcccacctaaGCATTCACCTGGAGGAGTCTCTCATTTTTTATGTTGAAGTTAAAATTCTTCTTGCCTATAATGTTTGCAAttacggtgtgtgtgtgtgtaatgtccACTGTTTTGGTCTTTGATTTGTTGGCCTTAGTGaatgaaa contains the following coding sequences:
- the UGP2 gene encoding UTP--glucose-1-phosphate uridylyltransferase isoform X1; the encoded protein is MSRYVQDLSKAMSQDGASQFQEVIRQELELSVKKELEKILTTAPSHEFEHTKKDLDGFRKLFHRFLQEKGPSVDWGKIQRPPEDLDPEIMTRAKGRCLTD
- the UGP2 gene encoding UTP--glucose-1-phosphate uridylyltransferase isoform X2, producing MSRYVQDLSKAMSQDGASQFQEVIRQELELSVKKELEKILTTAPSHEFEHTKKDLDGFRKLFHRFLQEKGPSVDWGKIQRPPEDLRGCDYLVPDQT
- the UGP2 gene encoding UTP--glucose-1-phosphate uridylyltransferase isoform X3 gives rise to the protein MSRYVQDLSKAMSQDGASQFQEVIRQELELSVKKELEKILTTAPSHEFEHTKKDLDGFRKLFHRFLQEKGPSVDWGKIQRPPEDLEFIPH